The genomic interval TCTCAGGGGCCTGCTGGCCTCAGGAGCCTGCTGGTTGCTACCCCCTCTTGGCTTTTGAAATACCATATGCTTTTTCATAAGTAGCAACCCAATTCATCTTGATTTCATTCATCCCTTATTTTGTGTCCCTTGATGTGTTTCCTGAAAGAAAATAATCGTGTTCTCTTTCTTCAACAATCATTCTATCCTCTTCCTTTTAAATACACCCCAATCCTTTCAcatttagtcatagaatcatagagtggagagaccgcaagggccatccagtccaacccctgccagcaggaaatcaaaatcaagcatccctgacagatggccatccagcctctgtttgaagacctccagggaagggactccactacacttcgagggtagtgtgttccactgttgaacaagcccttactctcaggaagttcttcctaaNNNNNNNNNNNNNNNNNNNNNNNNNttagcctggagaagagaaggttaacaggtgatatgatagccctgtttaaatatttgaaaggatgtcattttgaggagggagcaagtttgttttctgctgctccagagaaccggacctggaacaatggatgcaagctacaggaaaagagattccacctcaacattaggaagaacttcctgagagtaagggctgttcaacagtggaacacactccctcgaagtgtagtggagtctccttccctggaggtcttcaaacagaggctggatggccatctgtcagggatgctttgattttgatttcctgcatggcaggggttggactggatggcccttgcggtctcttccaactctatgattctatgactaaatgTGAAAGGATTGGGGTTTGTATTTAAAAGGAAGAGGATAGAATGATTGTTGAAGAAAGAGAACACAGATATTTTTTCTTCAGGAAACACATCAAGGGACACAAAATAAGGGATGAATGAAATCAAGATGAATTGGGTTGCTACTTATGAAAAAGCATATGGTATTTCAAAAGCAAGAGGGGGTAGCAACCAGCAGGCTCCTGAGGCCAGCAGGCTCCTGAGACCAGCACTTACCACCAGCCCCGCCCTTATGCTGTGCCATATAAAACCTGCAAGCAGAAGGACTGTGGAGGCAAGAGATGCTGAGGTCAGCAAGCTCTTCGAATCCAGACTGTGAGAAAGGGAAATGCCTCTATGTTTAATGATGGGGTGTATTTTAATTAAGGGATGTTttggtaatttatttatttgtttatgttaatcatttatgtgatgtattttttgtaattttgaaaccactttgatcttattggaaaggcggtatataaataaatttattattattattattattattatttctaataaaTGTGGTTTCAATGTGATAAAAGTTAAGATAGATGAAAAAGGAAGATTTGTACTTATGCAAGGAGTTATGGGGGGAGAAAAGTATTTGTTGGTCAATGTGTATGCTCCAACATGCTTCACCACTGTCCAATCATCCAGTTTTGGACTATTGACCCTTCTACTCAATACACCTGCTGCAAAAGAAATACCTGGTCGGGCATTGTTTGCAATGAGCAACAAACTTCCCACAACACTTCTGTATAGTTCAGGATTTtcaaacaattcagcagactctgcactggcatagCCAGGAGTCAGTGGGCTTTTTACTGACTTTGCATtctgcaatccacacttctcaattAGCCTCTCAGTCTTTTTCCtctgactcaacagacatctgccatcatctgtccattctacctctatccctaggtaagctttcagattcCCCAAGTCCCTCAATGAGAACTTCtgtgatagcagcctgaattaaatGCAGATAATgttgttgtgagatatttagccttctctgttggagagctccattttgagcatgactgagaaacatgaatttatattgtttttttattaatgtttttggcttttagttggttgtgttctccattttttgaaCGTCCTataatttgtcctacattttgtcgtacatcatgtcctacatATTCCCTACATTTTGAGGCGCTACCGGGGGGAggcgccaaaatatttctcgcttagggtggccaaatatctagagGCGGCCCTGCCCCTGCCCTACTTGCTTTTCATCGACAagctaaaacattttatttaagcaaacattttaatatataatcatgctaGGGTGGCTTTTGAAAGGGGGGAGGCAGGGGTGTTGGTTATgtcttttaatctttttatatttttaatgtgactTTATACAATTTTtagattatttaaaatgttttatatttttacagtAATGTTTTTTTAACCTGTGAGAGACTTTGAGCTCCTTATGggaaggagaaaggcagcaaataaataaataaataagaaagaaagaaagaaagaaagaaagaaagaaagaaagaaagacaaggagcAAGGTTAACCTGTGCCATGTAACGTCAAGGTCTTTTAACCATTTCAAGATGTATCTTACACATAATGTAACAAAATTTGCTACTTTTATGTATGCAAATTTTGTTCTCACTATCCAACAGATAGCGTAAATTAGAAAAAATCAGAACATCCTGGAAATTTAGTTAAAAGGGGGGTAATCAGATGGTGGTGAATGTccttataaaattaataataaaatgggcccttattatctgctggggtttggctccaggaccccccatggataacaaaatccttgaatgctcatgtcccattaaatacaatgacagagGAAATTGGTGTTCCttatcaaaatggcaaaatcaaggtgtgctatttggaatttatactttttaaaatattttcaagctctggatgcttgactccatggataaaaaatctgtggataaggaaggccaagtGTACAAAAGTGTACAAAACTGTAGTTTCTATAGCTCCAGTATCACAAGGACAGAATCAGAGTTCATAGGAAATTTCCCCATATTTTCCCTTCTAGTACTGCTCTAAATGATAAATAGCAGCAGGAATGAACTGTCCtcctttggtaaaaaaaaaaaaaaaaaaaaagaaaaagaaaaagttttgAATAGCTGTAACAGTCTCTGTGCATTCCAAGAGGCATAATCTGAATGAACATTTCTACTTCCTGAAGCTTGGAAAACGATCTCCAAATATGTAAAGATCTTAAACTGCTCAATAGGCTGCCCAGCCAAAATCCAACATCTCTGCTTCGGGTATTTTGAAAAGGTGAGGATCTTAGTCTTGGTATAATTTACTATTAATTTTTCTTCAGCATAATTCCTTTCTTAACTTTTGTTTCCTTAGTGACATGTCGTCAAATACTACACCTTGCCTTTAATGGTGTTCTCATGTATAAGCCTTAGAAGTAAATGGTTGTCTATtgatatgttttaaatttgttcaACAGTTTAGATCTATATACCATGTCGAATGGTGACTTGAAGTCAATAAATGCTGCAAAAAGAGATGGACCGGTTTGATGAGAATACTTCTCTACTAGATGTTGCAAAACCATTGCATGACCTTCCTGCTCTAAATCCAGCCTGTTTGTCCCTCAGAATAATATCAGATTACAGTCAGTCCATTAATTTGTCCTGTGAATGTTTAGCATACATTTTACTGATCTGATTTAGCAGCAGACTAATTGGATAAAAATTAGCTGGATGATATCTTTTACCTTCTTGTAAACTGGACTTATAATAGCTAGACCCTAGGCTTTTTGTATCATACCTGAGCAATCTATTGCTGGAAACATGAAGTTAATACTGGAACCCACTAatctaaggggcgaaacagacaggcaggaaaaagcggcatgaagctgccttttccaaagcTCCATTGAAACCCTACCAACCCTACCGCCTTCTCCCAAGATGGCTGGACTGTGCATGTCATAATCAGAcagtgtggcttcaagttgcatTGTTAGgtacttttttttactgttccccCCACTGTCCCTGCATACCTTTGCAGGAGTGAACCACAAGTGACTGTCATCCTATTGGACGACTAtccctgtgaacctgcacacattCACATGTGCAGCACTTCACTGGGATAGGCATCAGTgcagaggtgtgcccatgcagatgccagcaATGTTCATTCATGCCCCTATTTCAGTCCCCCCTTCATCCCATGCTCCCTCGTTGGCTGTCTGTTTTctgtatgttgtactcatctccattagAGGCGTCATGGTTTCTCTTTGgggcattgccaccctcactATTTAGAAATGGCAGCTCCGTCCCTTTTAAATGCTCTCCTGCAATGGGGTTTTTACATGCAAaaatagggttagggtttggaaagaaTGCCCTTTTAGTGATGCCCCAGCATCTGTGCATTTATACAGGGATGAAGGGGAGGCGCGTCCCGTTGAGGGTAACGGGGTGTATGCCTGTGGCACGTGCACGCTAGCGCACCACTGCATGCACAGACCCCATTCACttaaatggagcttgagcatgcgtggaatttgctttacacaggggagtctggaacggatcccctgcgtaaagcaagggtgcactgtacatgcaaaagtgtgcattttctgagaagtggaaaaatccagctccttttaaGTCCAGCTTTTCTCCCCATAGCACAGCTTGGGTATGCTTTCTGGATGGCTTCAAGACATGCATTGTCTAAATACCCTGCCTCGAAGCTGgccagaaacctgcttattttgactgtTTTGCCcataagtcattttaaaaaaattatcccatAAGTAACAAAATATGCCTTTCCTTGATTTAAGctgtttaattatatttctaatttctgaatAAGAGACCAGTGGGGGCCAGTGGGGAAGAGATGTTACATGCAGCTCCAACTCTGTCAAGGAATTCTGCTTGAGCATACATGGCTGCAAAATAGTCTACCCAAATATTGGCTGGGATCTGGGACATGGGACgtaaatggtttttatttgtttgtttttgagagagagaaagatggtgCTCTTCCCCTTGCAAGAAATAGTAGGGTTGTTTGGAGTGGCTGCAACTATCAGGCATCCCTGGGATGCCTGTGTagcattctctccctccccccacctgACAAATCAGCTGTTTACACTGTTTTTTCAGTCTCATAAGCTCTAATGTTGAGCAAGAGGTAGGATTTGCTTTATATAATTTTAGAAAGTGCTTTTTCTTATTTGTTGATTGTGGTCTctgttctgaacaatgtttgatccaagatataggAACTCCTTAactctttctatttcctcattgcctaggttAAATTAATTAcagtaaatcctccatggtcatttttgtttgtttgtttgtttgtttgttttctttatgttcagccagaagcatggtgtcatctgcatatcttagattgttgatgttccttcctcctaatcactcctctttcttctgagtctagaCCTGCTCtacatataatattttctgcatacaagttgaacaagtagggtgacagaatgcagccttacctgaaccctttgccattttggaaccattctgtttctccatattttagcAGTAGCATCTTGTCCtatgtacagatttctcatcaagactatcagatagCCTATTTGAGTGCTAATAGCCTTTTTGTTAAGGCAGTTTAAGTTGAGGGATCAGAGTAACCTCCTCTGTGTACCACAGAAGTACAAACCTAATTTCTACATGACTGCACTACATTTCTGCTCTTACAGCTTAATGGTTAAAATTTGGATTCAGAAGGAAACATAGCCAGTATGTCTCTATGTGTGGAAAGATTTCTCCCCAAATTTTCATATAAGGAAACAATTGCACAATCATCTCAGGAGTGTGGGTGCACCATTTACATGAATTGGTTCTTCCTCATGGATACAGAACTAGCAGCCACTTTAGTTTCTGCAAGGTTATAGCACTTTTTGAAATTGTCAGCAAGGCAGAAATTGCAGCAATATTGCTCACAGTACTCACATAAAGAAAATGCTTTGTACAAATGTTAGTGTAAGTATGCTGAGCACAACTGCAAAACTAAGCATTAATAATATGCACCCCCAGTGCGGGGAACCATTTGAATTGGCCCTTACCTGAAAACAAGAAGGAAGTATAAAGCAGCATGTGTCTCTATAAATGCACAGTCTGATATCAGAGTAAATTCTGTTCACCTAGGATGGAATCAGTAAAACATGACTTTGGCTAGGCagtaccaatttttaaaaagggaaaaccTTCTCCTTTTTTCATTAGAAACAGGGATAGCACCAAAATAATGGAAGCGAAGATTGAGGATTCAGATATATTTATTGCTGCTCAGCTGCAAGACACCTTGGCTGCTTTGGATAAAGACCTAGCAGGTAAGTCGCAATACTGTACATATGTGGTTCAAATAGAAAATATGGAAGATATAAGTGGGGGCAGTCCATTATCTATTTGGCTTAGAGCAGGTGAAGTTGGATGTTTAAAGGAAATATTCAACTATCATATGACTAACTCAAATGTTATTATACTATAAGCATCAACTTGCATGGAAATCAGCTTTTGTAACAAAACTTTCAAATAAATAGGGCAGTTTGCTCTAGAAGAGAATatacttccaactctatgattctatgatattaaaTATTTGCTCTTTATTAAACATTTGCTCTCTAGAGAAAACATTAAAAGCCCCTCAAATCTGTGGGGATAATCTTTATTTGTACAGAACAATGCAATGTTCTGTACAAATGAGGATACCAGGTCAATTTATATTGCACCCGGGGCATCCAAATAATTTCTATGTGAAATATCTACTTCAGGATTTAAAACCTTATATTACATGTAGAGTAGCTAAATTTTGTGTTGCTGTAATGAAAATAAGacaaattcagattaaaaatatCTCCCTatcttaatatatttatatttattattataatcattttaattttgaaagtTTTAATGGAAAATTGTCAGAGGAAATACACATTTTGTACTccgttttaatttattttattttatagtattcTGTTGTGAGATTTCTGTTGTTTTGGCTTCGCCCCAAATGGGGCACCAAATCAGGTACTGACAAAATCACTGTGTCACTTTGAAGCCCATTACTGTACTTATGCACTGTACCTGGTAATCTTTTTAAACTTTGCTGGTCATCAAAATATGTCTGTTTACACCATGCTGCAAAGTACAAGGGATGGGGCGATGTGGAGATGACACTTTAGAATGGACATAGTAAAACTGGCATCCCTAAAATACTGCCGTTGCTTCACTGCTAATTGTACAAAGGATGTTAGCATATTTTAATTTCATATAATCATGAAATTTACAAAATCACAGGAgagtgtttttatattattttactttattctattttattgtgtGTCACTTGAAACTTATTGTTGCACTTATTATATACCACTTTGATGTCTTTGATAGGTATTATAAATTTGGttaataaacaaacacaaatattttTCAGCAATGGAAGATATGAATGAAAATTCAGAAAATGGATCTTTGTCTagtgcacccaccccttttccaCAAACGGCTGAGGCTACTCTAGATGTTTCACTTCCTGTGCCAGTGACAATCATAGATCATGTTCCAGACATTGATATAAAGATCCAGCGTagcagtgaagaagaaaaatgtttgttttccaaGCGAGGGATTAATGAAAAGATACCAGTTCAACCTATTTGCCTTGGTGAGCAGATCAATGAAAATAATAACAGTGGATCTTTCACTGAGGGATATGTAGATTATGTATCTCCCTGTTTATGTGAGAATTTATTGTCACAACAGTTTCTTAAGGAAAAGGTTAGACACCAATCTAAAGAAGAGCAGACATATGAATCTGATACCTATGTATCctcatataaaaagaaaaagaaggatgcATACCATGACATTCATTCTGAAGAATCGAAAGCTAAGGTGTTTGCTTCTAGCCTTGAGTTTATGAACAAAGTTTATGAACAAAGATTAAAGAAGGAAGTAAAGCACTTGAAAAAGGAGAATAAGGAAGAACTTCCAAGCAAACTGAAAACTGAACTGGAATTTAGGCACAGATCAGAAAAAAACCTCAGCAAGAAAGAAGGTTCTCCATTGCCACACCTAGTTCACCAGCAGGTTCCCCAGTGCCATCGTGTTCACAATAGAGTTACAAACTATGACCCTAAAAATGGCCTgacaacttttaaaattgttcctCCCAAGCCTGCAGTAAAATATTTTGACAGAGATACATCCCTTTTTACTGGTGTCATTAAAATAGATGAGTTAGGCAACTTGGTTACTCCAAATTCTGGTGGTATTGGAAAGATCACAGGAAATAAGAATTCAAGTGAAACAGAGGATAGAGCCAAAGCATACTGGAAGTCAAATTCTGTGGAAAAGCAACTGGAAGAGTCCCCAGTAGGCCATTCTACTAAACCAGTAGTCATCACCTGTTCTAAACCTTTCAGTAAAATATCAGATATTAACCCTGAAAAGGGAATAAAACCTGAAACAGAAAAAGTTTCCTCAAAAAATATCATTGTGGCCAAATATTACCCAGTGGAAACACAGTCAGAAAAAACAGAGGAAACTTATTCAAGCATCTTCAGTTGCAGAAAAAGTATATCAAATATGGTACCTCTTGGTGTTCATTATAGGATAAGAAATAACACTACCAATAGCAAATCAATGGATCAGACCAAATCCTCTGATTGTTACAGTGCACCAGTTACTACAATATTATCAAAAAATAGTAGCACCACTGAAAAAGAACCTATTCCTGGTTCAGTGCAAAATGTAATTATTAGAGAAATCCCTCTTATATTGAATCAAAAGAAGGGACAGAACGATCAAGCTAGTTCTACCTTTTTCCTTAGATCATCTGAAGTTCCCTCATCTTCCATTACATTCATCCCCTTTGTAAAGTCAACTATGGAACATCCTTTTAACAGTGGATCATCAGCATCACTTAGTACACTTACAGTTAATCATATGTTTTCAAAAAAAGATGAGAAACATGGTGATGCATGTTTAAAGAATGAACCAGAGTCTACTATCAATGATGACAACCTGTACAATGTTTTTGGGCCAAAGAAAAAGTTTAAACCCGTCATTCAGAAGCCACTTCCAAAAGATAAATCACTGCATCGTACTTTAATGGAAGCCATTCAGactgcaggaggaagagaaaagcttCGAAAGGTAAAATAACTTTGGTGCAAAACAGAccggcataaaaagccagcttctggccatcttgggggcatggcatacagatGACATATGCCCTCAAGACACCCGGGAGCTGGCTTGAAGTTGCCCAACTGCCTGGCTGTGGGTCGGCTTCTGGGTGCTTCGATAGAGCAGTGTTTATGCActgcatgctgccagagcaccttCTGCCCTCAATGGTGGGgtagaaaagctggctttttgccagtgaAAAAAGTAGTGACTATTTGCCGCTCTTTTCTCGGCTGGCAAAAAGGCGAATTGGGGCCtctgcatgtggttgctgtgtccctaatctggctttgtcaggggaagtctgtttcgccccttagctGAAAACTATTTTGGATATTATAAGTACTTCTCCTAAATAGATTCATAAAACTTCCTGTAATATCAGAAGTAACTTTTATACTACTTAAGTGGTGGACTGTTATCTTTTTACCTTAGCAGACATCCACCTGTTTTATAATGCTTGTTGTTTCCAGTCAACCATTGTACACATCCActttaaaattttattacaaGATACTACACCAAACTACTGCCCATTTTGCATGCACTGCATCTTGTTATGCAGGAATAATAAGAGCATAACTTGCTTAACCTAGCAAAAGAAGTGCACGACTTTTCCccaacaaatgaaacaaatgctTGTAATTGgtacataataataattgtgtcACCTTAGAGATAatgatgtacagtggacccttgttatatgctgggttttggttctatgatcccccatggataacaaaatccgtggattctcaagtcccattaaatataatgacatagcaaaatggtgtcccttataaaaaactgaaaatcaaggtttgatatttaaaatttatactttttttgaacattttcaaaccgtggatgcttgaatccatgtataagaaatcagtGTTTAAGAAGGGCCAACAGTATAACCACATAATCCATGGAAAAAAAACTAATCCAAACATAATACTGATATATTTTCACTGACACCATTGAccagtttcatttcatttcatttctttctttttcttatcagtATTGTGATAGGTACTTACCAAAGTCAACttttatacaaatacaaattgtATTTACTTTTCAGTGTATTCAGCTTGGGTAAAGGCCAAAGTCAAAAAGGCTAACTTGCAACAGAAATCTTCCACATATTCAAATTTCCCAAATGTCTCAATGTAATTAAAAGGAAAGTCTGTGTATGTGTTTCTCATGTTAGATTTCACATGGCATAGGAAGTGGCACTCAGAAGAAGCCATCATTCACAGAACCAGAGAATGAGCATTCCGCCCTTCTGGCAGCTATCAGAGGTCACAATGGAAGCTCAGGGTTGAGAAAGGTAAGGTCAAGACATCAGCATTCTTTCAATAGGTCCTTCATCCACCTAAAATTTGTTTTTCAGGAGGAAGAGGATATGAAAGACCAAGGGCATCTCCAAGGGGGTGCTGGGGTGTGGGCTGCCTGGGCtgtaccaagtgacaccctaagcttcccaaacatctgcctttggacagaaatgggctgtggtgttcacctgcatctATTTAAAATCCTGAAGAGATGGGTGGGGCAAGACTCAATGGGAAAAGCAAGGAGAGGCcccactatatatgtgtgtgtgtgtgtatggacaggttgctcacctgtaatggtatttcttcaagtggtcatctgcgaatacatacaaatgggttgtactgcacctgtgcagtgctgctcagaaacttctggaatcactggggaaagttaa from Sceloporus undulatus isolate JIND9_A2432 ecotype Alabama chromosome 6, SceUnd_v1.1, whole genome shotgun sequence carries:
- the COBL gene encoding protein cordon-bleu isoform X6: MEAEGLLPRGRRRMKARAPPPPNHPPAPCKVNNEHSSATDLETLSVNMKQNLISRTVDFTIVFPDGEEQKDNVPGSKAVMDLLVDLCSRHHLNPAHHILELQSWGTQHPLNYKPNTMIGILDVQKIVLKEKIPEEKTKQPPSKIPEKTVRLVVNYLKTQKAVVRVSPEVPLYCIIPAICEKCDFSQEHLVLLRDTFTGEELELTQSLNELGIKELYAWDRKRVLPSRAQSEPSLNYREARNFSSTCEATEKGKMKFLGFFKTNKRNNKSVTTVPHSSSVNPCSVLSGPSLSLGNISGMTGSSEIKKRRAPPPPAILSHLLNVETNGEENILSQMFQGSSQNVLQKKKRRAPPPPIPTMPNRMEEIGDKRKSTVGNLQVLHDIYNMDNIILELSEIEESISVTSCFASEDTTEDSGVMSSPSDKLSLNSQNDSMSSRSKSVDAQEGLVEMVPMALEEDCSTEVLSFNSDESRNIYQRNRDSTKIMEAKIEDSDIFIAAQLQDTLAALDKDLAAMEDMNENSENGSLSSAPTPFPQTAEATLDVSLPVPVTIIDHVPDIDIKIQRSSEEEKCLFSKRGINEKIPVQPICLGEQINENNNSGSFTEGYVDYVSPCLCENLLSQQFLKEKVRHQSKEEQTYESDTYVSSYKKKKKDAYHDIHSEESKAKVFASSLEFMNKVYEQRLKKEVKHLKKENKEELPSKLKTELEFRHRSEKNLSKKEGSPLPHLVHQQVPQCHRVHNRVTNYDPKNGLTTFKIVPPKPAVKYFDRDTSLFTGVIKIDELGNLVTPNSGGIGKITGNKNSSETEDRAKAYWKSNSVEKQLEESPVGHSTKPVVITCSKPFSKISDINPEKGIKPETEKVSSKNIIVAKYYPVETQSEKTEETYSSIFSCRKSISNMVPLGVHYRIRNNTTNSKSMDQTKSSDCYSAPVTTILSKNSSTTEKEPIPGSVQNVIIREIPLILNQKKGQNDQASSTFFLRSSEVPSSSITFIPFVKSTMEHPFNSGSSASLSTLTVNHMFSKKDEKHGDACLKNEPESTINDDNLYNVFGPKKKFKPVIQKPLPKDKSLHRTLMEAIQTAGGREKLRKISHGIGSGTQKKPSFTEPENEHSALLAAIRGHNGSSGLRKICSFASEELQHFKNAEIALQNKNTTRTEQQCDQLLLPPPQPPSQLTKKIPRSFTNKITKNTENPRQALMEAIRSGAGAAHLRKVPLLV
- the COBL gene encoding protein cordon-bleu isoform X4, which translates into the protein MKARAPPPPNHPPAPCKVNNEHSSATDLETLSVNMKQNLISRTVDFTIVFPDGEEQKDNVPGSKAVMDLLVDLCSRHHLNPAHHILELQSWGTQHPLNYKPNTMIGILDVQKIVLKEKIPEEKTKQPPSKIPEKTVRLVVNYLKTQKAVVRVSPEVPLYCIIPAICEKCDFSQEHLVLLRDTFTGEELELTQSLNELGIKELYAWDRKRVLPSRAQSEPSLNYREARNFSSTCEATEKGKMKFLGFFKTNKRNNKSVTTVPHSSSVNPCSVLSGPSLSLGNISGMTGSSEIKKRRAPPPPAILSHLLNVETNGEENILSQMFQGSSQNVLQKKKRRAPPPPIPTMPNRMEEIGDKRKSTVGNGWHVPQKPPIGNTRGPPQLVIPPPPPYPPPDRDTMESSVHYSEAEVSDPTKLVPKRNLQVLHDIYNMDNIILELSEIEESISVTSCFASEDTTEDSGVMSSPSDKLSLNSQNDSMSSRSKSVDAQEGLVEMVPMALEEDCSTEVLSFNSDESRNIYQRNRDSTKIMEAKIEDSDIFIAAQLQDTLAALDKDLAAMEDMNENSENGSLSSAPTPFPQTAEATLDVSLPVPVTIIDHVPDIDIKIQRSSEEEKCLFSKRGINEKIPVQPICLGEQINENNNSGSFTEGYVDYVSPCLCENLLSQQFLKEKVRHQSKEEQTYESDTYVSSYKKKKKDAYHDIHSEESKAKVFASSLEFMNKVYEQRLKKEVKHLKKENKEELPSKLKTELEFRHRSEKNLSKKEGSPLPHLVHQQVPQCHRVHNRVTNYDPKNGLTTFKIVPPKPAVKYFDRDTSLFTGVIKIDELGNLVTPNSGGIGKITGNKNSSETEDRAKAYWKSNSVEKQLEESPVGHSTKPVVITCSKPFSKISDINPEKGIKPETEKVSSKNIIVAKYYPVETQSEKTEETYSSIFSCRKSISNMVPLGVHYRIRNNTTNSKSMDQTKSSDCYSAPVTTILSKNSSTTEKEPIPGSVQNVIIREIPLILNQKKGQNDQASSTFFLRSSEVPSSSITFIPFVKSTMEHPFNSGSSASLSTLTVNHMFSKKDEKHGDACLKNEPESTINDDNLYNVFGPKKKFKPVIQKPLPKDKSLHRTLMEAIQTAGGREKLRKISHGIGSGTQKKPSFTEPENEHSALLAAIRGHNGSSGLRKICSFASEELQHFKNAEIALQNKNTTRTEQQCDQLLLPPPQPPSQLTKKIPRSFTNKITKNTENPRQALMEAIRSGAGAAHLRKVPLLV
- the COBL gene encoding protein cordon-bleu isoform X9; amino-acid sequence: MEAEGLLPRGRRRMKARAPPPPNHPPAPCKVNNEHSSATDLETLSVNMKQNLISRTVDFTIVFPDGEEQKDNVPGSKAVMDLLVDLCSRHHLNPAHHILELQSWGTQHPLNYKPNTMIGILDVQKIVLKEKIPEEKTKQPPSKIPEKTVRLVVNYLKTQKAVVRVSPEVPLYCIIPAICEKCDFSQEHLVLLRDTFTGEELELTQSLNELGIKELYAWDRKRVLPSRAQSEPSLNYREARNFSSTCEATEKGKMKFLGFFKTNKRNNKSVTTVPHSSSVNPCSVLSGPSLSLGNISGMTGSSEIKKRRAPPPPAILSHLLNVETNGEENILSQMFQGSSQNVLQKKKRRAPPPPIPTMPNRMEEIGDKRKSTVGNGWHVPQKPPIGNTRGPPQLVIPPPPPYPPPDRDTMESSVHYSEAEVSDPTKLVPKRNLQVLHDIYNMDNIILELSEIEESISVTSCFASEDTTEDSGVMSSPSDKLSLNSQNDSMSSRSKSVDAQEGLVEMVPMALEEDCSTEVLSFNSDESRNIYQRNRDSTKIMEAKIEDSDIFIAAQLQDTLAALDKDLAAMEDMNENSENGSLSSAPTPFPQTAEATLDVSLPVPVTIIDHVPDIDIKIQRSSEEEKCLFSKRGINEKIPVQPICLGEQINENNNSGSFTEGYVDYVSPCLCENLLSQQFLKEKVRHQSKEEQTYESDTYVSSYKKKKKDAYHDIHSEESKAKVFASSLEFMNKVYEQRLKKEVKHLKKENKEELPSKLKTELEFRHRSEKNLSKKEGSPLPHLVHQQVPQCHRVHNRVTNYDPKNGLTTFKIVPPKPAVKYFDRDTSLFTGVIKIDELGNLVTPNSGGIGKITGNKNSSETEDRAKAYWKSNSVEKQLEESPVGHSTKPVVITCSKPFSKISDINPEKGIKPETEKVSSKNIIVAKYYPVETQSEKTEETYSSIFSCRKSISNMVPLGVHYRIRNNTTNSKSMDQTKSSDCYSAPVTTILSKNSSTTEKEPIPGSVQNVIIREIPLILNQKKGQNDQASSTFFLRSSEVPSSSITFIPFVKSTMEHPFNSGSSASLSTLTVNHMFSKKDEKHGDACLKNEPESTINDDNLYNVFGPKKKFKPVIQKPLPKDKSLHRTLMEAIQTAGGREKLRKEVALRRSHHSQNQRMSIPPFWQLSEVTMEAQG